Proteins encoded together in one Streptomyces rubradiris window:
- a CDS encoding thiamine pyrophosphate-binding protein: protein MSRVSTGPSEHTTAAALLLQRLRAHGVEKVFGVVGREAASVLFDEVDGLDFVLTRHEFTAGVMADVLARLTGRPQACFATLGPGMTNLSTGVATSALDRSPVIALAAQSESYDIFPVDTHQCLDSASVMRPMTKYATELARPADITDLVDSAVTASTAEPVGPSFISLPVDLLGAGVPGAEETPAPPARQPRKPVAAVDADWRDRLTEAAGLLASAEHPVLVVGASAIRSGAVAALRALVERLNIPVITTYVAKGVLPHGHPLAYGAVTGYMDGILDFPALETLFGPSDLILCLGYDYAEDLRPSMWAHGRQKKVVRVAPTTNPVPRVFRPDIDVVTDVLAFTEALDAATAGLAPKTPHDISALRARIAEFLADPREYEDGMRVHQVIDSMNKVMAETAGAGRGTIVSDIGFFRHYGVLFARADQPYGFLTSAGCSSFGYGLPAAMGAQLARPDEPVFLIAGDGGFHSNSADLETMARLNLPIVTVVVNNDTNGLIELYQNLGHRRSHDPAIRFGSVDFVQLAQANGVDAVRADDRAALMAALRKGAGLGRPFLIETRIAYDFQPGGFDALSI from the coding sequence ATGTCCCGTGTGTCGACCGGCCCGTCGGAACACACCACCGCGGCCGCGCTGCTGCTTCAGCGGCTGCGCGCCCACGGCGTGGAGAAGGTCTTCGGCGTCGTCGGCCGCGAAGCCGCGTCGGTGCTGTTCGACGAGGTGGACGGGCTCGACTTCGTGCTGACCCGGCACGAGTTCACCGCCGGCGTGATGGCGGACGTCCTGGCCCGGCTCACCGGCCGGCCGCAGGCCTGCTTCGCCACCCTGGGCCCCGGCATGACCAACCTGTCGACCGGCGTGGCGACATCGGCCCTGGACCGCAGCCCCGTGATCGCGCTGGCCGCCCAGTCGGAGTCGTACGACATCTTCCCGGTGGACACCCACCAGTGCCTGGACAGCGCATCGGTCATGCGGCCCATGACCAAGTACGCGACCGAGCTGGCGCGGCCCGCCGACATCACGGACCTGGTCGACTCCGCGGTCACCGCGAGCACCGCCGAGCCGGTCGGGCCGAGCTTCATCAGCCTTCCCGTCGATCTCCTCGGCGCGGGTGTGCCCGGGGCCGAGGAGACCCCGGCGCCGCCCGCCCGCCAGCCCCGCAAGCCGGTGGCCGCCGTGGACGCCGACTGGCGTGACCGCCTCACCGAGGCCGCCGGCCTGCTGGCGAGCGCCGAGCACCCCGTGCTCGTCGTCGGCGCGTCCGCGATCCGCTCCGGCGCCGTGGCCGCCCTGCGCGCCCTGGTGGAGCGGCTGAACATCCCGGTCATCACCACCTACGTCGCCAAGGGGGTGCTGCCGCACGGACACCCACTCGCCTACGGCGCGGTCACCGGCTACATGGACGGAATCCTGGACTTCCCGGCGCTGGAGACCCTGTTCGGGCCGAGCGACCTCATCCTCTGCCTCGGCTACGACTACGCCGAGGACCTGCGTCCCTCCATGTGGGCCCACGGCCGGCAGAAGAAGGTCGTCCGGGTCGCCCCGACCACCAACCCCGTGCCCCGTGTGTTCCGTCCCGACATCGACGTGGTCACCGACGTTCTCGCCTTCACCGAGGCCCTGGACGCCGCCACCGCCGGTCTCGCGCCGAAGACCCCGCACGACATCTCCGCACTGCGCGCGCGCATCGCCGAGTTCCTCGCCGACCCGCGCGAGTACGAGGACGGCATGCGCGTCCACCAGGTCATCGACTCCATGAACAAGGTCATGGCCGAGACCGCGGGCGCCGGCCGCGGCACGATCGTCAGCGACATCGGCTTCTTCCGCCACTACGGCGTCCTGTTCGCCCGCGCCGACCAGCCGTACGGCTTCCTGACCTCCGCCGGGTGCAGCAGTTTCGGCTACGGGCTGCCCGCGGCGATGGGCGCCCAGCTGGCCCGGCCCGACGAGCCGGTCTTCCTGATCGCCGGCGACGGCGGCTTCCACTCCAACAGCGCCGACCTGGAGACCATGGCCCGGCTGAACCTGCCGATCGTCACCGTGGTCGTCAACAACGACACCAACGGCCTGATCGAGCTGTACCAGAACCTGGGCCACCGCCGCTCCCACGACCCGGCGATCCGCTTCGGCTCCGTCGACTTCGTCCAGCTCGCGCAGGCCAACGGCGTCGACGCGGTACGGGCCGACGACCGGGCCGCGCTGATGGCCGCCTTGCGCAAGGGAGCCGGGCTCGGTCGGCCGTTCCTCATCGAGACCCGGATCGCCTACGATTTCCAGCCCGGCGGCTTCGACGCCCTGAGCATCTGA
- a CDS encoding DMT family transporter → MHLFLALTSAMVLGSADFVGGLATKRARAFVVVCWSNTAGLVTALAFAGFLSRGGTGWWEVAWGGLAGLCGSLGAVLLYHALANGVMSLVAPTTAAAAAALPVIAGVLLGDRLTALAVVGALCALGSVLLVSLNGDGGDGTGVSADRRKALRSLGMALTAGAGFGLFFVFLARTPSHTSLWPLVWARCASLTLLLGLNLVRRTPLRMSGQPRRLALLSGVLDMGSSILYLVAVRDGTLAIVGLLASLYPISTVLLARFVLKERIRGIQQVGVVLAVGSVLLLAWG, encoded by the coding sequence ATGCATCTCTTCCTGGCCCTCACCTCGGCGATGGTGCTGGGCTCCGCCGACTTCGTCGGTGGCCTGGCGACCAAGCGCGCCCGCGCCTTCGTGGTGGTCTGCTGGTCGAACACCGCCGGGCTGGTGACCGCGCTCGCGTTCGCCGGTTTCCTCTCGCGCGGCGGCACCGGTTGGTGGGAGGTGGCTTGGGGCGGACTGGCCGGACTGTGCGGCAGCCTCGGCGCCGTACTGCTGTACCACGCGCTGGCCAACGGCGTGATGAGCCTGGTCGCCCCCACCACGGCGGCCGCTGCGGCCGCGCTGCCGGTGATAGCCGGGGTGCTGCTGGGCGACCGGCTCACCGCCCTCGCCGTGGTCGGTGCGCTGTGCGCTCTGGGGTCGGTGCTGCTGGTGTCGCTGAACGGCGACGGCGGGGACGGCACCGGGGTCTCCGCCGACCGGCGCAAGGCGCTGCGCAGCCTCGGGATGGCACTGACGGCCGGTGCCGGGTTCGGCCTGTTCTTCGTCTTCCTCGCCCGCACGCCGAGCCACACCAGCCTGTGGCCGCTGGTGTGGGCCCGCTGCGCGTCCCTGACCCTGCTGCTGGGCCTGAACCTGGTCCGGCGCACCCCCCTGCGCATGTCCGGTCAGCCGCGGCGGCTCGCCCTGCTCTCCGGGGTGCTCGACATGGGATCGAGCATCCTCTACCTCGTCGCCGTCCGGGACGGCACCCTCGCCATCGTCGGACTGCTCGCCTCGCTCTACCCCATCAGCACGGTGCTGCTGGCCCGTTTCGTGCTCAAGGAACGCATCCGCGGCATCCAGCAGGTCGGGGTGGTTCTGGCGGTCGGCAGCGTCCTGCTGCTCGCCTGGGGCTGA
- a CDS encoding GNAT family N-acetyltransferase — MPTRPQDPAQERDRGLPHGVHAADRAADLPCEGWDALAGPGDLFLTCRWLHVAEATAGVPMTYLWTERDGAPVAALATALATPSVPWALGRPDVVLDNSAQAGLPGAAAFRAGLGADATAALLPTLLAGGRHLGNTRLLCGLSATEDDMARLVAAAETLARRAGAASVCFLYLGDTAESDRCLGKLLTARGYESFTSGQYSTLRVPEDGYEGYLAALPRKRRVSVAAERRRIRAAGVRTTLEPLAAADLARFAALEAELLRKYGIAWAPDQSLPLLHQVRDLFGDDAFAMVARADGEIRGFTLVLRHGTDWYARQTGYDYAYQRSSGLPLYFELVYYRLLEEAAAAGVSTLHYGLGSTDTKRSRGCVAADQLARVLRLRERG; from the coding sequence ATGCCCACCCGTCCGCAGGATCCTGCACAGGAGCGGGACCGGGGCCTGCCGCACGGCGTCCACGCGGCCGACCGCGCCGCGGACCTTCCCTGCGAGGGCTGGGACGCCCTGGCCGGCCCCGGCGACCTCTTCCTCACCTGCCGGTGGCTCCATGTCGCGGAGGCCACGGCGGGCGTCCCCATGACGTACCTGTGGACCGAGCGGGACGGCGCGCCCGTGGCGGCACTGGCCACGGCCCTGGCCACCCCGTCGGTCCCCTGGGCGCTGGGCCGCCCGGACGTCGTACTGGACAACAGCGCGCAGGCCGGTCTGCCAGGGGCGGCCGCGTTCCGCGCCGGGCTCGGCGCCGATGCGACGGCCGCGCTCCTGCCCACGCTACTGGCGGGCGGCCGCCACCTCGGCAACACCCGTCTGCTGTGCGGCCTTTCGGCCACCGAGGACGACATGGCCCGGCTGGTGGCGGCCGCCGAGACCCTGGCGCGCCGGGCGGGCGCGGCCAGTGTGTGCTTCCTGTACCTGGGCGACACGGCGGAATCCGACCGGTGCCTGGGGAAGCTGCTGACCGCCCGGGGCTATGAGAGCTTCACGTCCGGCCAGTACAGCACGCTGCGGGTGCCCGAGGACGGCTACGAGGGCTATCTCGCCGCGCTGCCGCGCAAGCGCCGGGTGTCCGTGGCCGCCGAGCGGCGCCGGATCCGGGCCGCGGGCGTGCGTACGACCCTGGAACCCCTCGCCGCCGCGGACCTCGCCCGGTTCGCCGCGCTGGAGGCCGAACTGCTGCGCAAGTACGGCATCGCCTGGGCGCCGGACCAGTCGCTGCCGCTGCTGCACCAGGTGCGCGACCTCTTCGGTGACGACGCCTTCGCCATGGTGGCCCGTGCGGACGGGGAGATCCGCGGCTTCACCCTGGTCCTGAGGCACGGCACCGACTGGTACGCGCGCCAGACCGGCTACGACTACGCCTACCAGCGGAGTTCGGGGCTGCCCCTGTACTTCGAGCTGGTGTATTACCGGCTCCTGGAGGAGGCCGCCGCGGCCGGGGTGTCGACCCTCCACTA